In bacterium, a single window of DNA contains:
- the trpE gene encoding anthranilate synthase component I — protein MYYPDRELFRRKCGEGNLIPVYTELIADLETPVSVFLKLGGSPYAYLLESAEAASGLGRYSFLGSDPALVFLSRGTEAEIIENGETRKLSSPDPLLLLRDILKGYRPVPDETLPPFAGGAVGYFSYDCVRFFERIPDGNPDELELPDLYFMVSETLVVFDRLTNKIKIVANARVGDDPDAAYDEAVGRIETVIERLRAEVSAPYYQPAEVDRDELPDSNFSAADFEGAVKRAQEYIRAGDILQTVLSQRFCAPLTRPAFDCYRALRTINPSPYMFFLKFRDLALVGSSPEINVQVVDDRVRVRPIAGTRPRGASRHEDDRLERELLDDPKERAEHVMLVDLGRNDVGRVSIPGSVRVEDFMTVERYSHVMHIVSNVEGTLAPGEDAFSAFAATFPAGTVSGAPKIRAMEIIDELEPVRRGPYAGAVGYFSFDGNLDSCITIRTIVVKDGKAYIQAGAGIVADSVPEREYRECVNKARALFQAVRLAQGGLK, from the coding sequence ATGTATTACCCGGACAGAGAACTTTTTCGGCGGAAATGCGGCGAAGGGAACCTGATCCCGGTCTACACCGAGCTGATCGCCGACCTGGAAACCCCGGTTTCGGTCTTCCTCAAACTGGGGGGATCGCCCTACGCCTACCTTCTGGAGAGCGCCGAAGCCGCCAGCGGCCTGGGCCGCTATTCGTTCCTGGGCAGCGACCCGGCCCTGGTCTTCCTCAGCCGCGGAACGGAAGCCGAGATCATCGAAAACGGCGAAACCCGAAAGCTCTCCTCCCCCGACCCCCTGCTCCTGCTGCGGGATATTTTGAAGGGATACCGGCCGGTGCCCGACGAAACCCTCCCCCCCTTCGCCGGGGGCGCCGTGGGTTACTTCAGCTACGACTGCGTCCGTTTCTTCGAGCGCATCCCGGACGGGAACCCGGACGAACTGGAACTGCCCGACCTTTACTTCATGGTCTCCGAGACCCTGGTCGTCTTCGACCGGCTGACCAACAAGATCAAGATCGTCGCCAACGCCCGCGTCGGCGACGACCCCGACGCCGCCTACGACGAGGCGGTCGGCCGCATCGAAACCGTGATCGAGCGCCTGCGGGCCGAGGTTTCGGCTCCCTACTACCAGCCCGCGGAAGTGGACCGCGACGAGCTTCCGGACTCGAACTTCTCCGCCGCCGATTTCGAGGGGGCGGTAAAGCGGGCCCAGGAGTATATCCGCGCCGGGGACATACTGCAGACCGTTCTCTCCCAACGCTTCTGCGCCCCCCTGACCCGGCCCGCGTTCGACTGCTACCGGGCGCTCCGGACGATCAACCCCTCCCCCTACATGTTCTTCCTCAAATTCCGGGACCTGGCGCTGGTGGGCTCCTCCCCCGAAATCAACGTGCAGGTGGTCGACGACCGGGTCCGTGTCCGGCCCATCGCCGGCACCCGACCTCGGGGCGCCTCCCGGCACGAAGACGACCGCCTGGAGCGGGAACTGCTCGACGACCCCAAGGAGCGGGCCGAGCACGTCATGCTCGTGGACCTGGGGCGCAACGACGTCGGGCGCGTCTCGATCCCGGGGTCCGTCCGAGTCGAGGACTTCATGACCGTGGAGCGGTATTCCCACGTGATGCATATCGTCTCCAACGTCGAGGGGACCCTGGCCCCCGGCGAAGACGCTTTTTCCGCCTTCGCCGCCACCTTCCCGGCCGGAACCGTCTCCGGGGCCCCCAAGATCAGGGCCATGGAGATCATCGACGAGCTGGAGCCGGTGCGGCGCGGCCCCTACGCGGGAGCGGTCGGCTACTTCAGCTTCGACGGCAACCTCGATTCCTGCATCACCATCCGCACCATCGTGGTCAAGGACGGCAAGGCCTATATCCAGGCCGGCGCCGGGATCGTGGCCGATTCCGTTCCCGAGCGGGAGTACCGCGAATGCGTCAACAAGGCCCGGGCTCTGTTCCAGGCGGTCCGGCTGGCCCAAGGAGGTCTGAAGTGA
- a CDS encoding polysaccharide deacetylase family protein: MIVGLRIDLDTYNGTRDGLPSLLEELSRVKARGSFFFSAGPDNMGRHLWRLLKPAFLRKMLSSRAASLYGPGILLRGTFWPGPAIAAALDPDLLKRARNDGHEIGLHAWDHRAWQARADRIGAEEAEALLRRGLGLLAALAGGDIDCFAAPAWKGTPALLEAEKKLGLRYASDCRGSGCFLPRLGDGAPGVPQIPVNLPTYDEVIGRDGLGDDGYNSYLLGRIESSPWNVLTIHAEVEGGARRRLFSDFLARSRDAGIDFVPLGELLPPPGNLDVRPVGRGTVPGREGWLAVA; encoded by the coding sequence ATGATCGTCGGACTCCGGATCGATCTCGACACCTACAACGGGACCCGCGACGGGCTCCCCTCCCTCCTGGAAGAACTGTCCCGGGTAAAAGCCCGGGGATCGTTTTTTTTCTCCGCGGGCCCGGACAACATGGGGCGCCACCTCTGGCGTTTGCTCAAACCCGCCTTCCTGCGCAAGATGCTCTCCAGCCGGGCGGCTTCCCTCTACGGGCCCGGGATCCTCCTGCGCGGAACCTTCTGGCCGGGCCCCGCGATCGCCGCGGCGCTGGATCCCGATCTCCTGAAACGCGCCCGGAACGACGGGCACGAGATCGGCCTCCACGCCTGGGACCACCGCGCCTGGCAGGCCCGGGCCGACCGGATCGGCGCCGAAGAGGCCGAGGCTCTCCTCCGCCGGGGCCTCGGACTCCTCGCTGCTCTCGCCGGCGGCGACATCGACTGTTTCGCCGCCCCCGCCTGGAAGGGGACGCCGGCCCTGCTCGAGGCGGAAAAAAAACTGGGGCTGCGCTACGCCAGCGACTGCCGGGGGAGCGGATGCTTCCTCCCCCGTCTCGGGGACGGGGCGCCGGGCGTACCCCAGATCCCGGTCAACCTTCCCACGTACGACGAGGTCATCGGGCGCGACGGACTCGGAGACGACGGCTACAACTCCTATCTCCTCGGCCGGATCGAATCTTCGCCCTGGAACGTCCTCACCATCCATGCCGAAGTGGAAGGCGGGGCCCGGCGGCGGCTGTTTTCGGACTTCCTGGCTCGCTCCCGGGACGCCGGGATCGACTTCGTTCCCCTGGGGGAGCTGCTTCCCCCGCCCGGGAACCTCGACGTGCGCCCCGTGGGCCGGGGAACGGTACCCGGCCGCGAAGGCTGGCTGGCCGTGGCGTGA
- a CDS encoding bifunctional anthranilate synthase component II/anthranilate phosphoribosyltransferase — translation MILLIDNYDSFVYNLKQYLAELGEEVTVRRNDRITGAEALEMAPDRIVISPGPGTPEEAGNSIEIIRTCAGKIPVLGVCLGHQTIGAAFGARIVRARELVHGKTSPIAHDGKTIFAGLDNPFPATRYHSLAIEEESLPGELAVSARAPDGEVMAVRHRSLPLEGVQFHPESIISVQGKKLLYNFLAGKTEQIPIREAIDTVISGRNLSRREAADVMETIMNGDATAAQISAFVTGLRLKGETVEEISGCAEIMRRKAVAVRAPAGRTVVDTCGTGGDKSNTFNISTAAALIAAGAGVTVAKHGNRSVSSACGSADVLTALGVDVSAPPAVMEACLEEAGVAFLFAPTLHGAMKHAIGPRREIGIRTVFNILGPLANPAGADVQLLGVYAEELTEIMARVLASLGSRRAWVVHGLDGLDEITLTQDTVISRLEGGKVNTFRLDPGQYGLDKCRPDEIKGGAPERNAEIVLEILRGEPGPRTDIAVLNAGAAIMLGEAARGLEEGIEMARDALRSGAAMHKLEELRRLTSTAAKPGKRP, via the coding sequence GTGATCCTGCTCATCGATAATTACGATTCGTTCGTTTACAACCTCAAGCAGTACCTGGCCGAATTGGGGGAAGAAGTGACCGTGCGCCGCAACGACCGGATAACCGGGGCGGAGGCGCTGGAGATGGCCCCGGACCGGATCGTGATCTCGCCCGGGCCGGGGACGCCCGAGGAAGCCGGGAATTCGATCGAGATCATCCGGACCTGCGCCGGGAAGATCCCGGTTCTCGGCGTCTGCCTCGGCCACCAGACGATCGGGGCCGCCTTCGGGGCCCGGATCGTCAGGGCCCGGGAACTCGTCCACGGCAAGACCTCCCCCATCGCCCACGACGGCAAGACCATCTTCGCCGGCCTCGACAACCCCTTTCCCGCCACCCGCTACCACTCCCTGGCGATCGAGGAGGAGTCTCTCCCCGGAGAACTCGCGGTCAGCGCCCGGGCCCCGGACGGAGAGGTGATGGCCGTCCGCCACCGCTCCCTTCCCCTGGAGGGGGTCCAGTTTCACCCCGAATCGATCATCTCGGTCCAGGGCAAGAAGCTGCTCTACAACTTCCTGGCCGGCAAAACCGAACAGATCCCGATCCGGGAGGCGATCGACACCGTCATCAGCGGGCGCAACCTCTCCCGGCGCGAAGCGGCCGACGTCATGGAAACGATCATGAACGGAGACGCCACCGCGGCCCAGATATCGGCCTTCGTCACCGGACTCCGGCTCAAGGGGGAGACGGTGGAGGAGATCAGCGGCTGCGCCGAAATCATGCGGCGCAAAGCCGTGGCCGTGCGCGCCCCCGCAGGCCGTACGGTCGTCGATACCTGCGGGACCGGGGGGGACAAGAGCAACACCTTCAATATCTCCACCGCGGCGGCCCTGATCGCCGCCGGGGCGGGGGTGACCGTGGCCAAGCACGGGAACCGGTCGGTCTCCAGCGCCTGCGGGAGCGCCGACGTTCTCACGGCCCTGGGCGTCGACGTCTCCGCCCCGCCGGCGGTGATGGAAGCCTGCCTGGAGGAGGCCGGGGTCGCCTTTCTCTTCGCCCCCACCCTCCACGGAGCCATGAAGCACGCGATCGGCCCCCGGCGGGAGATCGGGATCAGAACCGTCTTCAACATCCTGGGCCCGCTGGCCAACCCCGCCGGGGCCGACGTCCAGCTCCTGGGGGTCTACGCCGAGGAGCTGACCGAGATCATGGCCCGGGTCCTGGCCTCGCTGGGAAGCCGGCGGGCCTGGGTGGTCCACGGGCTCGACGGCCTCGACGAGATCACCCTCACCCAGGACACCGTCATCTCCCGGCTGGAGGGAGGCAAGGTCAACACCTTCCGCCTGGACCCGGGGCAGTACGGCCTGGATAAGTGCCGCCCCGACGAAATCAAGGGGGGAGCCCCCGAGCGCAACGCCGAGATCGTCCTCGAAATCCTCCGGGGCGAACCCGGGCCCCGGACCGATATCGCCGTTCTCAACGCCGGCGCGGCCATCATGCTGGGGGAAGCCGCCCGGGGTCTGGAGGAAGGGATCGAGATGGCCCGGGATGCCCTGAGGTCGGGAGCCGCCATGCACAAATTGGAAGAACTACGGCGCCTGACCTCCACGGCGGCGAAACCCGGGAAACGACCGTGA
- a CDS encoding phosphoribosylanthranilate isomerase, with protein sequence MTRIKVKICGLTRPEDAALLAEAGADLAGIVLVPASPRFPGERAAEVAAAVPPGVQRVGVFVDEDPDRVRSMIRELSLDLLQFHGRETPEYCRRFGLPYFKAFRVRRTLTAEDLRDYRPQAFLLDAYVPGAAGGTGRTFDWELARRIADEGYRVLLAGGLTPENVASAIEKVGPWGVDVSSGVEVSPGIKDRDKIARFAAAARKTAGG encoded by the coding sequence GTGACCCGGATCAAGGTCAAGATCTGCGGACTGACCCGGCCCGAGGACGCCGCGCTGCTGGCGGAAGCGGGCGCGGACCTGGCCGGAATCGTCCTGGTCCCCGCCAGCCCCCGGTTCCCGGGAGAACGGGCGGCGGAGGTGGCGGCGGCGGTCCCCCCCGGCGTACAACGGGTGGGGGTCTTCGTCGACGAGGATCCCGACCGGGTCCGGAGCATGATCCGGGAGTTGTCGCTCGACCTGCTCCAGTTCCACGGCCGGGAGACCCCCGAATACTGCCGCCGGTTCGGCCTCCCCTACTTCAAGGCCTTCCGGGTGCGGCGCACCCTGACGGCGGAGGATCTGCGCGACTACCGCCCCCAGGCGTTTCTGCTCGACGCCTACGTCCCCGGCGCCGCCGGGGGAACCGGCCGCACCTTCGATTGGGAACTGGCCCGCCGGATCGCGGACGAAGGATACCGGGTGCTGCTGGCGGGCGGCCTCACCCCGGAGAACGTGGCGTCCGCGATCGAAAAAGTCGGGCCCTGGGGGGTCGACGTGTCCTCCGGGGTCGAGGTTTCTCCCGGGATCAAGGACCGGGACAAAATCGCGCGTTTCGCGGCGGCGGCGAGGAAAACCGCCGGCGGGTGA
- the trpC gene encoding indole-3-glycerol phosphate synthase TrpC, protein MNTAAGSFLERVRGIKEAEVERRREERSTAELAARIRDLPPCRDFAGALRAPGVSLIAEIKRRSPSAGAIVPGAVAAEVARGYAAGGAAAISVLTDAAGFGGSLDDMREVRAAVDLPLLRKDFIVDGYQLLEAREAGADAVLLIAELLDDGELRTLLERAADAGLACLAEAHGREGLERVVAAGAAVVGINNRNLADLSVDPGTALRLLPLVPPGRVRVAESGIDGPERVREAEAAGADAVLVGEALMRGGGDAGAVSRLLGAARRRFGP, encoded by the coding sequence GTGAACACCGCGGCCGGCTCCTTCCTGGAACGGGTGCGGGGGATCAAGGAAGCGGAGGTGGAACGGCGGCGGGAAGAGCGCTCCACCGCCGAGCTCGCCGCCCGGATCCGGGATCTCCCCCCCTGCCGCGATTTCGCCGGGGCCCTGCGCGCGCCGGGAGTCTCCCTGATCGCCGAAATCAAACGCAGGTCCCCCTCGGCCGGAGCCATCGTTCCCGGAGCCGTCGCCGCCGAAGTCGCCCGCGGCTACGCCGCCGGGGGAGCGGCGGCGATCTCGGTCCTGACCGACGCCGCCGGGTTCGGGGGGAGCCTGGACGACATGAGGGAAGTTCGCGCCGCGGTCGACCTGCCGCTCCTGCGCAAGGATTTCATCGTCGACGGCTACCAGCTTCTGGAAGCGAGGGAAGCGGGGGCCGATGCCGTGCTGCTTATCGCCGAATTGCTCGACGACGGCGAACTCCGGACGCTCTTGGAACGGGCGGCGGACGCCGGCCTCGCCTGCCTGGCCGAAGCCCACGGGCGGGAAGGGTTGGAGCGGGTGGTGGCGGCCGGGGCCGCGGTGGTCGGGATCAACAACCGCAACCTCGCCGATCTCTCCGTGGACCCGGGCACCGCGCTTCGACTCCTGCCGCTGGTCCCGCCCGGACGGGTCCGGGTGGCGGAAAGCGGGATCGACGGGCCCGAACGCGTCCGCGAGGCGGAAGCGGCGGGGGCCGACGCCGTGCTGGTGGGTGAAGCCCTGATGCGGGGGGGCGGAGACGCCGGAGCCGTGAGCCGGCTGCTGGGCGCCGCCCGGAGGAGGTTCGGACCGTGA